A region of the Amycolatopsis sp. cg13 genome:
GCGCACTTCTCGAAGTTGCCATCTGAAAACCTCGCCCCTCGGTTTCGATCGGTAATCCGCGATGAGAACGGTCTGACCATCGAGTATTCGCGCGCCGAGAGCGGGAAGTACACCATTTTAATTCTCGGTGCAAAGCCTTGACACTAGCCTCCGGAAAGGCTAAGGGATGACCCGAAGTGCCGAGAATGGGGCCTGCACTGGCAAACGGGATAGGGGCCGTCTCGTTCGCCGAGACGGCCCCGCGACAAACACTCAATGGTGCAGTACGAAATCCGTCACCAACCGGTTGAATTCGTCCGCATGTTCCAGTTGCGCCCAATGCCCGCACCGGTTCAGCAGAACCGCCCGGGAATCCGGAATATTCGCGGCCAAGAACAGCGTCGATTCGAACGACACCACGCGGTCGTCCCGGCCGTGGATCAGCAGCGACGGTGCGGTGATCCCGGAGACCGCCACGAGGTCCAGCCAGATCGGGATCGGGGCTTTCGGGGCCGCCGCGGCGATGGTGCGCAGGTGTTCGGGGCGGGCGAGGGCCGCGTCGGAGCGTTCCTGGCACAGTTCTGGCGTCGCGAACCGGGCCTTGTCGTAGACCATGATTTCCACCAGGCGGCGCATGCCTTCGGGCGTCGCGTCGGAGTAGGTCTCGAACATGATCTTCAGGCCCTCGGTCGGACCGCCGCCCGCGCCGAACAAGAACGGCTTCATCTGGATCGGCGGGCCCATCGTGATCAGGTGCGACACGCGTTCGGGGCGCTCGACCGCGAGCCGGAGCGACGTGTGGCCGCCCATCGAGTTTCCGACGAAGGCGGCTTTTTCGATGCCCAGTACGTCCAGGAGCTGGGTCGCGGCTTCGACGTGGTCGAGAGTGGCGAAGTCCGCGCCGTCGGAGTCGCCCCAGCCTGGCATGTCGGGGGCGATCACGCGGAAATTGCGGGACAGCGCCTCGATATTCGGCGAGTAGTTGCTCCAGCCGGTCGCGCCGGGGCCGCCGCCGTGCAACAGAACAAGCGGGTGGCCTTCGCCGGTTTCGTGGTAGTGGATTTTCCAGTCGCGGGTTTGCACGTAACGCGAAGTCATCAGAGCGCACCTCCGGCGAGCTGTTCCGCGACGGCTTCCGGCGCGCGATGGCCCCACCAGTGCAGGTGGTCGAGTGTCCGCACTTCCCAGGTCTCGTCGTCGATCAGCAAGCCGCCCCAGCCGTACTCGACGGAGAAGCCCGACGGCGTCCGGACGTAGAAGCTGAACATGTGGTCGTTCGGGTGCATGCCGAGCGTCATCTCGAACGGCTGCTTCGCGTCCAGGCACCGGTCGTAAGCGAGGCCGACGTCGCGGATATCGGCGACCTCGATCATGAAGTGATGCGTCCGCTTCGGGTGCGGCATGTCCCCGAACGCGACGGAGTGGTGCCGCGGGTTGCAGTGCAGGAACGCTAGATCCGCGACGACCCCGGGAGCGACCTCCTCGACGATGATGTCGCTGAGTTTGAAGCCGAGCAGGTCCTGGTAGAAGGCGAGATATGTTTCGCGCGGGATGCCTTTGGACAGCAGCACCTGATGGCCCGCACCCCCGGTGCCGGTGACGAAACCGCCGAGGAGCAGGTCGCTGTGGAACGGGGTTTCGGCGTCGGCCAGGCCGGTGACGAGTTCGAGCACGTTGCCCAGCGGATCCGTGACGAGCACGATCCGCTCGACCTTCCGCGCGGCGGCCAGCTCCGGGTCGCCTTCGACGGTTTCGACGCCTGCTTTCCGCAGCTGGGCGACGAGGGAATCCAGCTCAGCCGTCGACGAGACCTCGTAGCCGCTGCGGACGAGGTCGTCGGCGGGGCCTTCGGTGAGGATCCAGCGGTGCGCCTTCTCGTCGGTGCGCAGGGTGAAGCCGTCCGCGGACTTCTCCCCCAGCTGCATGCCGAGCAGGGACACCGCGAAGCGCTCCCATTCGGCGAGGTCGCTGACCTCGTAGACGACGTAGGCAAGGTCTTTCACGGGCATGGAGATTCCTTTCAACGCTGCGAAACGGGGACGGCGAGGCCGGTTTTGTCGGCCGCCGCGACGAACTTGTCGGGACGCACGGCGATCGCTTGGACGCCGTATCGGTCGAACCAGGGCAGCAACGCGTCCTCGAGGTCCACGAGGTCATGAGCGGCCCGGGTATATCCGGTGCGCGGACGGACGGCGACATAGGACGCGCCGAGGGCGTCCCAGTCCGACTGCTCCTCGGGCGTGAGCAGGGTCGCCGGGTCGAGGTCGTTGCCGAGCAGGACGAAACCCTTGCGCAGCAAGGCGTCCAGCCGGTCGATCCGGCCGATGGCGTCGCACGCGAGCGGCTGCGGGAGGTACCGGCCGACGACGGACGCGTCCCCGGTCTCGCCGCGCAGCCAGCCGCCGGCCAGCGTCGGCGGCGCGTTGAGCGGCGGTTCCCAGGGCGTGACCAGGTTAGGCGGGACGGTGTTCATCGCCTCGACCTCCGCCGGGCTCGCCTCCTGCTTGATCACGCGGCCCAGCGCGATCGCCATCCCGGTGTAGAACTCGGCCGACGGACGGCGCTCGGGTTCGTAGGTGTCGAGCCAGTCCTCGCCCAGTTCGCCGCGTACGATCCCGGCCATCTTCCAGCCCAGGTCGTACGCGTCGCGCATGCCGGTCTGCATGCCCGCGCCCGCCCACGGCGGCATGAGGTGCGCGGCGTCGCCGGCGAGGAAAATCCTTCCCTGACGGTAGGTTTCGGCCATCCGGACGTGGTGGCGGTAGAACGCGTACTGGTGGATTTCGACGTCGGCCTCGGTCACGCCCAGCGCGTGCAGCAGCGGCCACACCTGCACGTCGGTCGGGAACTCCGCTTCGGACTCGGTGGTCTTGAGCGGGATCTCCCAGCGGTGGTTGCCCGCCGAGAGCGCGATGTCGACGACCGGGCGTTCGCGGTCGGTCCAGAAGGTGAGGAAGTCGCGGTCCGGCCACCAGCGCTTGACCCGGCAGTCGATGACGATCCACAGCGTGTCGCCGGTGTCGCCGTGCATCGGGATGCCGAGCATCTTGCGCACCGGGGACGAGCCGCCGTCGGCCGCGATCGCGTACCGGGTGCGAGTGGTGGTCTCCTCCTCCGTTTCGCGGTCGCGCGCGGTGACGGTCACGCCACTGGCGTCCTGCTCGACACCGACCACTTCGACGCCGTACCGCACGTCCAGACCGGAGTGCTCCTCGCCGCAGCGACGCAGTTCAGCTTCGAGGGCGGGCTGGTAGATGTTGTAGAACCGCGGCTTGCTCCCGCGCGTGCCGAGCGTGCTCGGCGGATGCTCGACGCGCATCACCTCGCGGCCGTCGTAGGTCACCCAGCGCAGCGCCCGCTGCGGTTCGACGACGCGCTCGACCCGGTCGTCGACGCCGAGGTCCTGCAGGATCCGCATCGTCCAGTCGTTGATCGTGACCGCCCTCGCCCGGGCGTAGACGTCCTGGTCCCGCTCGAACGCGGCCACCCGCGCGCCCTTCGCGGCCAGGGTCAGCGCCCCGGCCAGGCCCGTCGGGCCGTATCCGACGACGGCGACGTCGGCGTCGTAGTGCTCACTCATGTCCCAGGCTCCACAGTTTTGGACCGGTCGTTCGGTTCATTAGTGGCTACGGTCACACCTCGGCTGGGGGTTCGTCAAGCGCGTCGCGCACGATTCCGGTCTGCAGAAAACCGGCGGCCCTATGCTCTCGGCGTGGACACAGCGCGGGCCGGGAACCGGCGGGGACGGCGTTCCCGGGAGGAAATCCTCGACACGGCGTCGCGGATCATGGCCGAACGCGGCTACTCCGCGACGACGATGTCGGTGCTGAGCGCCGAGACCGGCATTCCGAAGAGCGCGATCTACCACCACTTCCAGTCCAAGGGCGGGCTGCTGTCGGCCGTCATGGAACGCGGGGCGTACGAGTTCTTCCGGCACCTGCGCGAGTCGCAGGCGAATCCGCCCGAGAACCTGCCTCCCGCCGAACTGCTCGGCTGGTTCCTGCAGCGCACCGGCGAGGTCTTCGCGGCGAAGCCCGACTTCCTGCGGCTGCACCTGATCCTGCTGATGAGCGCCGAGGCGGTCGCGGACCTCGAGGTGAAGGAGATCATCGAACGGGTCCGCGCCGACGGGCGGCGGCACATGCGCCGGATGATCTCCCAGTCGTGGGCCAGCGTCGGACCGGAGACGGCGGAGAAGGTAGGCGAGGCGCTGGACTACTTCGGCATCGCCGGATTCGACGGCGCGTTCGTCGCGTGGCAGGCGGAACCGGAGCGGTCCATGCGGGACCAGATGGCGTTGCTGACCGAGGCCATGGTCGCGATCGCGGAACGGGTGCTCGCCGAGGGTTAACCGCACCGGCTCGAAGATCCACAATGGACGGTGCGGATGCGCGTTTCTCCTCGCCCGTCGCAGCAAACCCGCCCGACGACACCCCGCCCGATGCCGGACAGGCTTCAGGGCTCTCGCAACCGATGCCCGCGCGCTCGCTGAGCGGCTGGCAGCAGTCGCGATCCTCGTGCTCGGAGTGGCCGCTGCGCGCCGTCCACGGTTATCGCCGTTTGCGAGTGATCCCCGCCGGGAATTCGCGGCGCGAGGTGATCGACGTGGTGCGAACCGACGTAGCCAACGCAGACGCGGCGGCGGGATGAGCGTCCCGGCCCGCCGGATCGCGGGTGCGAACCGCCATCGACGCCGCGACGCCGCTGACGCGGTGCCGTGGTCACTGCGGGTCGCCGCTGCGGCCAGCTGGCGGTTCCTGCTC
Encoded here:
- a CDS encoding FAD-dependent monooxygenase translates to MSEHYDADVAVVGYGPTGLAGALTLAAKGARVAAFERDQDVYARARAVTINDWTMRILQDLGVDDRVERVVEPQRALRWVTYDGREVMRVEHPPSTLGTRGSKPRFYNIYQPALEAELRRCGEEHSGLDVRYGVEVVGVEQDASGVTVTARDRETEEETTTRTRYAIAADGGSSPVRKMLGIPMHGDTGDTLWIVIDCRVKRWWPDRDFLTFWTDRERPVVDIALSAGNHRWEIPLKTTESEAEFPTDVQVWPLLHALGVTEADVEIHQYAFYRHHVRMAETYRQGRIFLAGDAAHLMPPWAGAGMQTGMRDAYDLGWKMAGIVRGELGEDWLDTYEPERRPSAEFYTGMAIALGRVIKQEASPAEVEAMNTVPPNLVTPWEPPLNAPPTLAGGWLRGETGDASVVGRYLPQPLACDAIGRIDRLDALLRKGFVLLGNDLDPATLLTPEEQSDWDALGASYVAVRPRTGYTRAAHDLVDLEDALLPWFDRYGVQAIAVRPDKFVAAADKTGLAVPVSQR
- a CDS encoding VOC family protein, with the translated sequence MPVKDLAYVVYEVSDLAEWERFAVSLLGMQLGEKSADGFTLRTDEKAHRWILTEGPADDLVRSGYEVSSTAELDSLVAQLRKAGVETVEGDPELAAARKVERIVLVTDPLGNVLELVTGLADAETPFHSDLLLGGFVTGTGGAGHQVLLSKGIPRETYLAFYQDLLGFKLSDIIVEEVAPGVVADLAFLHCNPRHHSVAFGDMPHPKRTHHFMIEVADIRDVGLAYDRCLDAKQPFEMTLGMHPNDHMFSFYVRTPSGFSVEYGWGGLLIDDETWEVRTLDHLHWWGHRAPEAVAEQLAGGAL
- a CDS encoding TetR/AcrR family transcriptional regulator, with translation MDTARAGNRRGRRSREEILDTASRIMAERGYSATTMSVLSAETGIPKSAIYHHFQSKGGLLSAVMERGAYEFFRHLRESQANPPENLPPAELLGWFLQRTGEVFAAKPDFLRLHLILLMSAEAVADLEVKEIIERVRADGRRHMRRMISQSWASVGPETAEKVGEALDYFGIAGFDGAFVAWQAEPERSMRDQMALLTEAMVAIAERVLAEG
- a CDS encoding alpha/beta fold hydrolase — protein: MTSRYVQTRDWKIHYHETGEGHPLVLLHGGGPGATGWSNYSPNIEALSRNFRVIAPDMPGWGDSDGADFATLDHVEAATQLLDVLGIEKAAFVGNSMGGHTSLRLAVERPERVSHLITMGPPIQMKPFLFGAGGGPTEGLKIMFETYSDATPEGMRRLVEIMVYDKARFATPELCQERSDAALARPEHLRTIAAAAPKAPIPIWLDLVAVSGITAPSLLIHGRDDRVVSFESTLFLAANIPDSRAVLLNRCGHWAQLEHADEFNRLVTDFVLHH